CCTCGAGTATGGCCTGGGAGACAGATCTGGCTTTTCTGTCCTCAGAGACCAGTATCATGCAATAGCGGGACTTGCGCTCGGCGAGGGTTACAATCACCTTGCCTTTTTTTCTTGAACCAAGCACAGTGTCGGCTTCCCAGTCTCCCAAGCGAGAGCGCTCATCCACCACACTGGGGCGCTCCGTTATGCAGACGCGGTTTTTTATATGTCCCCTGCGCAAGGGCGCTCCGTAGCGTTTTCTGCGCTTGTTGCGGCAGCGAAGGTGGGTGTGGAGATCCCCTCCGCTCATCTTGTCTTCTTTCACGTGCTTATAGATGCTCTCGTGGCTTACCCTGAGCCCCTCGTTTCGGGCAAGCCAGCAGCTTATCTGCTGGGGGCTCCAGTCTTCTCTGAGCAGCAGTTCCACGCGAATCCAGATTTGTTGCGCCTGGCATCCGCAAGCCTCTGCGCCTGCTTGGGACGATAACCCCGCCGGCCTCGATTGCGACTGAGTTCCCTGCTTATGGTGGACTTGTGCACCCCCAGGTGCCTTGCGACCTGAGTCTGGTTGTGCCCTGCTTTGCGCAGGATGTAAATCTGGTATCTTTGTTCCAGGGTAAGTTGCTTTGGTTTTCTCATTCAAACGCTCCTTTTGATCTGGTCGTTAAAAGAGAGTTGCGAAGATTATCGCAACTTGCCCTTTTAATCTACATCAAAAGTTGCGTTTCAAACTTGAAAGCACGATATAGAGAAAGACTTCTGGGTCTGTCTGGTTCTTGACGCACTTTACAACGGCCTTCCCGAGGGACACCCGAAACTGCTTTTCAAAGGCGGAACATCTCTTTCAAAGGCTTTTGGCCTCGTACAGCGATTCTCAGAAGATGTAGACATAGTCGTCTATCGCAAAGGTCTTGGATTTGAAGGAGAAAGAGACCCTACTGTTGTAAGTAATCTTTCGAACAAAAAACGAAAAAAACTCTTTGAAGAACTCAGATTGGCATGCAGCAGCTATATCCTTGAAGACATGAGAACAGATATCGCCAGATCGGCACTGTCCGATACAGGTCTGCTGGATGATGTGCGAGCCCATAACATGCTGGCTTTCCGTCAGGCATGGAAGAAGCTTGAAGAGGCCGTACCCGGGT
The window above is part of the Candidatus Dadabacteria bacterium genome. Proteins encoded here:
- a CDS encoding nucleotidyl transferase AbiEii/AbiGii toxin family protein; the encoded protein is MEKDFWVCLVLDALYNGLPEGHPKLLFKGGTSLSKAFGLVQRFSEDVDIVVYRKGLGFEGERDPTVVSNLSNKKRKKLFEELRLACSSYILEDMRTDIARSALSDTGLLDDVRAHNMLAFRQAWKKLEEAVPGSLRLLPQAEPRRIIKQDYAEMQGMLFGTPPGFGWIMEQLEYAESMINKA